One part of the Amphiura filiformis chromosome 5, Afil_fr2py, whole genome shotgun sequence genome encodes these proteins:
- the LOC140152799 gene encoding protein lin-52 homolog produces the protein MTFAIMASPSAGIDDSLLSFETLDRSSPDLWPEQIPGVSDFAAIKSPLTQNNSPPWEADLEKNDIDMLNELGSLTTANLMEKIKGLQNLAYQLGLEESREMTRGKFLNILSGSKRK, from the exons GTATCGATGACTCATTGCTGAGTTTCGAGACTCTTGACAGATCATCACCAGATCTTTGGCCAGAACAAA TTCCTGGTGTTTCAGATTTTGCTGCCATTAAAAGT CCTCTTACACAGAACAACTCCCCTCCATGGGAAGCAGACTTGGAGAAGAATGACATAGACATGTTAAATG AACTAGGGAGCCTGACCACTGCTAATTTGATGGAAAAAATCAAGGGTTTACAGAATTTGGCCTACCAATTAGGCTTAGAAGAAT CACGGGAGATGACCAGGGGCAAATTTCTGAACATTCTCAGTGGATCCAAAAGGAAATAG